In Salvia miltiorrhiza cultivar Shanhuang (shh) chromosome 4, IMPLAD_Smil_shh, whole genome shotgun sequence, the DNA window TAATTAGAATGTGTATTTCCAACATGGAGCCCATTCTCCTTCACGAGATTACTGTCGATGGAACTATCTGGGTTAAGCTGCTTAGTCTCGTGTTCTGCAACATCCGCCACATGATTTTCTGGCATCCCACCACTCTCACCCTCTTCTTGAGACATAGTTGCAAAGTCAGTTAAGTTAAGACCTTATTCTTTTTTCATCCTCAGATGTAATTCTAACTGCAAGCCGCTCCACCAATAGCTGAACAATAACGGTAATAGATTAAATCAATGCCAAGCAAACAGTATAATTCATCAATAGACTGCACTAGCATTATATTCGATTAAAGCTATCCCCCAAAACAGCTCCCACCAAAACTTTAAGCATACTCATTGGGGAAAGAGCTTTAGATAATACGATCAGAATCACGTAATCTAAGCCTCgatgaaatataaaaattaagaaaaataacaaCCATCACGCAACAAATATATCCTTCACCCCAGAAATTCCGATTGAAAACCAACAAAACATAATTTACACCTATTATAGTGAGAAATGCCACAAGTGAAACGAGCAGAAATAATAATCCCAGAAGTAGGTAATGAGCTCGCATCTTACACGAGTAATATTCGAGATCGTATGATATTTCCGCAGATCCACCAAAACCGATTCGAATTGCAAAGAGCGAAATTATGTATCTACGATAACAGCAACGAATCAGCGCTGGAAATGGGGGCTCTGTTCTGGCGAAATCATAATTCCATTCGGCCCCTCACTTCACACGCTGCCGCCATCACATAAATCGGCTTTCAAGTTTTGTAATTGTGCaggcttcaaaaaaaaaagttttgtaaTTGTTCATCGGAGGGCATTTTGGTAAATGACCAGTCATATCTGCATTGTCAATTTCTCAGATGCACTTACCAATTTCAATACAATTTACGTCAAATTTACACGCATACCCCAAAAAATGAACTTCACTCCAATTTAAATCCGCTCGTTCATATTTACACGCATAAATtttattatctctcatttttccatgataaatttatccatcaaattaAACGCACTCATACAGTTGATCGTGTATATATAAGATGTATGCCGTCATGAAATAAATACTTTATTCAtcttatttgaattaatttgtatttcttttttagttATCTCACcttatttgatattttttttagattatcACACTACACTAGACTCACACAAATTTATACCAAGTATAACCTTATTCTCCTAAATAATTATACCAAAATAACTAAATCAAATAGAGTAGGATGAAGAGAgtgatttgtttttatttttaatcaatcGTTAAATTGTTATGGTTCTTGTACAAATTCAAACTTCTTGGATCAAGATCCATGCAAAAAAGATTGATGTTTCTatgtttccatttttttttattttttttttcaattgtcaATGCGTATGAGCTCATATAAGAACAAGCAAGCTAACTAAGAAGCTCGTAATACAACTCAAATAAATTATGATCGTGCACCTTGAAGTGATTGATATTTATCTTTTGGGATAATTGCACGTAAGTACATCAATTTTGACAAGAATTCATTTTTaatacgaattttaaaaaaaataataaaatttatattttttaattatcgtTCAAATTTGATTCCATTAAAttctaaaatattcaaaattgcCCCCTGTTTCAAAATAAATTGCACAAAAAACCCACTTTCAAATTTATGTATACAAAAAAATCCATTTTCAAATTTACgtgtaaaattttaaattatcttgGTGAACGTgttttcttataattataaatctcACGCCCTCGTTAAAAATGATATCAGAGCGGATTTCTATTGaggatttataaaatatttaatatattaagtaatatattatttaatatatgaAGTAATTAACTCTACGTGGGAGGAGAATCCAATGAAATTATGGATCTGAACAACTATCCGAGATGGATATTTGCTTGGATTAGCCTTATTACCACTTGGAACTCGACAATTTCTAGAGTATGGGCTTGATGATAATATTCAATACTCATGATAATTTCACGAATATTTTCtctaatatattaaatattttataaatctttaataaaaatctgctctgataccatttttgaCAAGAGTGTGGGATTTATACTTATTATAAACATGTTCATCAaagtaatttattaaaattttacacaCAAATTCGAAAGTGGACTTTTTTGTACACAGTACACATAAATTTGAAAGTGGACTTTTGTGCAATTTATTTTGAAAGAGGGGACAGTTTTGAACATTTTAGAATTTAACGAAGTCAAATTTTAATGACAATTAAATTTCGTGTATttcattgaatttttttaagttcgtgttaaaaataaattctcgCTAAAATTGGCATATTTACTGTAATTATCCCttatatatcttttttttcttcagaaTCCTGAGAAAAATACATGGAAtgatcaaaatatatattatcaGCTGAAAACCTTTTAACTGAAATTCATAAACGTTTCTATCTATTTGAAAACCATAATTTAATTAgatgaaaaaaaagaaacaacacTAGCTGTTGAGAGATTGAGAATCTAGCATAAAGTTAAGGGCATGATTCCAACATCTTGAAACGATTTTCCTTGAATCTCAGTACTTTCTACTACTCTATAATTAGCAACTGGAAATCATATAAAAAGTAACTAGACGTACGATATAGTTAAATGGTGAAGTAACatattttaaatgataataCATAACTTAACCTAAAAAAATGATAGCAATATGTATAACTTTATCAAATTTTCTTACGGTTTTTCATCTTATTAGTACGTCCATTCATACGATGCACGACGAATAtcgaaattaaatataaataaatataaaatatgtttaTGTCGGAGTAGAGTTATGTCTCTCGGATATGACTGCCGCGGAGCTACCAATGGGACACGACTCTCCCATCCCCAACCCCAAGCGCACCCGAAGATTGTAAAAGGGAAAGGAGAACACCCCTCCCAACCACCTGAACACCGAACAAAAACAGCTCCATGCACAAAATGGAACAAGCAGTTGATCAATTCATGAGAACCATGTCCAAGAGACACAACTCTACTCCGGCAGAAAAGAAACATGTTGTGGGATTCTTGACTCTGTCGGGTGAATTTTGCTGCCGAGTTTGGCATCCGACTGTGCCTCCTTGGGAGTCTTGACGGTTATTGTTTTGCTTTTTGTTTATCTCTTGTTTGTGTTTTGGCAGCGGGGGTTCTTGCCTCTGCCGGGTTCAATTTGCTGCCAAGTTTTGGCAGCCGACTTTGCCTCCTTGGGTGTCTTCTTTTGCTTGCTTTGGCTGGATCGTTCTTGTGTTTTTTGTTAAAATATTGTTTGTGTTTTGGTTTGGTTTTGGGTGGGttgagccgggattgtttgaggacgatggttaggccgaaGTTCTGGAAACAATCCTTTTCGCTCTCCCacttttgattttttcttctttcgtcctttagacgagtactctttttcctgtTTACGGGTTTTTGCACTGAGTTTTCCGTAAACAgattttaatgaggttcggcccttatTCTGCTTTTCTTATGCTTTCCAGGGTTTTCTTAGGTTTTTTTCTTCGTTTTTATATATAAacgcattttaataataatgttttaaaaataaaataatccacatcaattactcaataaaattctaaattcaaaaatataaatttttaactttGCATAAAGTGTAATGATTATACAGTTAactaaacaaattttaaaaattattcgataattaaaattaacattatgcattattattatagagtattatatgtcataataaataaataaatattttcatgcacaaacatacataaaaagttgtaaaaatttaatgaaaaggaagataataaaatattttaaattttaatattttcataatttattcattttaaattcatttttcgTGATTTTTATATTATCTATTAAATCAAAGatacatattgaatatttttttcattaatcaaatttgataatgtttataaaataattaaaatataaaagaaagaaaaataaaaaaatagtggaCATATTGGTGGAAGAAGTGAGAGAAAAACAGAGTAAAAATTAGAGGGAAAAAAACCCTTcttgtatatattatatagatagattaaattcaaataattatcgtGTCATTGTTAAATAAGTATAAATAACTATTATGAACTCTTGAAATTGACGTGAAAAGTACAGCAACAATGTTTTGAATGATTTAAAGTTAGCAACTAAAAATGTAGAAATGTTTCATAATTCGGGAGCAACGCATGAGAAAGACTTCGTTAGATTTTATTTCATCAGTTTCGTATCTGACTTCAACTTATATTATGGCTTCCCCAACACATTATTACTCCTTAACTAAAACCAACAACACGTCCTATGACATCAAGCCACGTGTCGCATTCATCAGTAGTCCCAATATGAAATGAACCGATTAGAATATCTTTGTTTGTCCTAACTCAAATTACTACTTTTATTCTCATTGTGAtttgtagggatgtcaatcgggccaactGACTCGGTTTCGGACCAGTCCATTCGGTTTCAGATTATTTTCGATTTGGGCTAGTcggtttctttatttttcgggctaaaatttttcgaccctaaccctaacccactcggtttcgggctagcccattcgggcccgcaagttttacgattttttatatatttttttatagataatcatattcttgtaataaaaatatgtcgtattttttaaatcagGACATTTCGCTTTatttttagatacaaaaattaatgtttttttaacataagtttacataatatctaactttaatttcgtttatgataaaaaaaattatatatagatttaacatTAATGACTATCTCTATTTgacttttatattataaatgtttGTTAACcattggaaaaaatcaaaacatattctacatgcatcaaaatgttatatatcgaattaaaaagtaacgtattaaagtttaaaaatcaattattaagaatgtgttcggttaatcgggccaaccctatcgggctcgggctattttcggttcgagCCATTCGGGCAAAAAAAATTCCgagctaaaaattttcagccctaacccaccttttttatcaGTCTATTCGGGTCGATCGTTCgatttcgggcttttttgacatccctagtgaTTTGTGAATCATCTACCTTATGCAAATTCGCATAAGTATCATCATTTTTTTCCACACAAAGATATTTATTACTTTCTTATGAATTCACTAGAATCTCATGTGTTACATGTCACATCCACGTCGATTCTATAACCAAATTTTCTCTAGCAAAGAAACACTTAAgataaacatatttttttccatCTAAAGTAGCTCTAAATAACAAAGAAATCAGGTAGCtctgaataaaaatataaaaatatggtAATTAATCATACACTATAAATTTTAGAATCTTGACTTCAAGAATcgatttaaaaattcaaattggaAGATTACAGTTGATTAGTGTCTAATCCAACTTGTTGTTCTTATAGAATCTCATGACAATGGAGAAAACATATCCACAATAAATGTGCCTAAGTCatggtcgtatttaaatttacataatagACAAATATAAAGAAATAGTATAGTACTAGTAATTTTAGCCCTTATAGTAGTTTGGACAATACTTGAATCATTATCAAGACCAGTTAAGCATTTGTATGTTAAAACCCAATCCATGATTTAAGCCTTGTTGAGTAATCTCTATTAAAATAGAGGGTGCACCAagcatatatttttataagataataataaaataaagaaagacAAAAATGCAAAAAAGTGATGGAACCAATAATTGattgattatatttatattatagaTTGTAGACAAAATTCGAAAGGTACATGTCAAGTGCCAACCCATGTGACCGTTGAGCCCACGCTCTTCTACGGAAACAATGAGTCAACTGCCACATTTTAACTAGCCGTTGCGTTTCAAAACGATAAAACTAGAGCGCAAAAAAGGAAACAATGGCGCTCCACATTTTTCAATCACCAACTACTTATACTCTACTGTCTTTGGAGCTACTAATCCTTTCTTTCTTTACGTAATTTAAGAAATTTAGGAAATGGTTATATCTAATCAGAATAACATCGTTGTTCCAATTAGACCCACAAATGTGCGAGGTAAATGTTTGATGATATGCGTCTCCGACGCGCTGCTTTTTGGATTGAACTTGCCTTAAAAGCTCCATCTTTTTTCTTTCTGagatttttccttttcttcgTGTGTGAAAATGGAAGGTGGAGGACACAATAGAAGAGCTCTAAGTGTGATCAATCATGAACTGGGGGAAGCTAATCCGCCTTGTTATGTGGCGAAGAAGCGAGGATTTACAAAGTAAATTCATCTTAGCTTGCAAGTTTAGATATTGttcaagaatttaattatttgttgtGCTCTTTTTAGAGATAAATTGATCGTTTTTCTAACTCTGAATCACAGAGCGGAAGGGGTTTGTAACAATGGTGCTGCACATAGGCCAATGACGAGGTTAGATCACACACATGACACACCCCTCCCTTTATTTCAAAATGCTTGCTTTTTTTAGGTTGAATTTTGCTGATGTTGATTGCTTGATTTGTTAAGGAACTCGGCTGCTGAAATGGCAGTCCAGCAGCAGCCCACTGTGGAGGTGAGTGACTCTTTAATTTGGGGATTTCTTGGATTCAGCAAAGGATTAATCGGTTTATGGTGCATTTGTGTTAGGAAGCGAAAAAGTTGAAGACGTCAGCTCATGAGTTGGCGGTATTTGAGGATATAGCTTTGACAGATGTTGATGATCACGAGCCTGTGCCAATGTCGTTGGAGCATTCAGAAATTGAAATGAGAGACAAGAATCAAATGGTGTGCATCACTTTTCTACTTCTCATCACTGTTTTGATTTTGTGGGACATGAGTGATTTAGACAAGAGTTGTTGCAGGAGGAGGTTGAAATGGAAGACATATTTGAAGAGACTAGCACAGACATAGATGGTTGCGATGCAAACAATCCACTTGCTGTTGTGGACTATGTTGAGGATTTATATGCTTATTACAAGAAAATGGAGGTAAGATTGGGATGATGAATGGTCATTTGATTTTTACTTAGCTCAAGCTCAGCtcaaatcaaaataatttatatgtgaacaaatttgtaaaaatgactaGCAAACTTGTCACATATCTGATTTTGAGTTGGTTGTTGGTTGGTGCAGGGTGCGAGCCATGTATCACCTGAGTATATGTCACAACAAGTCGACATAAATGAACGAATGAGGGCCATCCTAATCGATTGGCTCATAGAGGTAGGGGAAGCAATCATACAATACAAGACTGCAGCATTGTTCATTTACTTGCTAGTCCAGTGGAACTCATCACTGTATTCTGTTTACACCAACAGGTTCACCACAAATTCGATCTCAGGAAAGAGACGTTGTTTCTAACAGTAAATCTGATTGATCGTTTCCTAGCAAAGCAATCGGTGGTGAGAAAGGAGCTGCAGCTTATCGGTCTAGTAGCAATGCTCCTGGCATGCAAATATGAGGAAGTTGCAGTTCCTGTTGTTGAAGACTTAGTTTTTATCTCGGATAAGGCTTACAATAAGAAACAAGTGCTCGAAATGGTGCCCAATTTTCCTCCTTTCAGTCCGTCATTCTGTTTCGAGGCAAATGGTTAATACTCACACATACacatctctctcttcttctctccaggAGAAGTTGATGCTCAACACTCTGCAATTCAACATGTCCGTCCCGACTACATATGTTTTCATGTTGAGATTCCTCAAGGCGGCCCAGTCGGACAGCGAGGTAAGTGGATACGGTCTTAATTATTGCGATCAGATGACATGAAAATGGTTTGACATCCCTTGCCATGTAACAGCTTGAGCTACTTTCTTTCTTCTTGATTGAGCTTTGTCTGGTGGAATACGAGATGCTAAAGTATCCGCCGTCGTTGCTGGCTGCGGCTGCTATATACACAGCCCAGTGCACGCTTCATGGAGTTGCACAGTGGAGCAAGACCTGCGAGGGCCACACCAGCTACTCCCAAGATCAACTACTGTGAGAGTCTTCTTGATCCTACAAATCTTGTCATCACTGCTTTCTTAGGCGAATCAACCGTGAAACGCCTTTTCGTTTTTCTTGGCTTCAGGGGATGCTCGAGAATGATCGTGGGGTTCCACCAGAAGGCGGCTACCGGGAAACTTACAGGGGTTCATAGAAAGTATAATACATCCAAGTTTGGATATGCAGCAAGATGCAAACCTGCAGAATTTCTTGTACAATAGGCAAAATATGTACAGTTTTACTAAGGTTATAGAACAAGATGATGATAGTAGTACTTGCAACACAACGCGTTGCTCGTGACTATTAGATTTGCTGATTGTGATCCATTGACATGTAACTTTCtgattttcttttctgtttgATAATAAAATCTTTCTAATTCCAGTTTAGCTGCAGTTGTCCTATTAATGAAACTCAGTTTGATGTGAGGTTACCAACTAACATCCATCAACATGTGAGAAAATCAAGGAAGTTCCCTACTTGAAATTTATTTCCTAAATTTGTTAATAATTTTCAACAGTGATGACATGAATTTTCTGACCGGAATTTATGACATGCGTATATGTATACTTTCTCATCTGTCATGGAAAAGATTAAATCGGATATTATTTCAACTAGGACTTTTTGGTTCTTTAACAAACTAACAAAAGAGCCAATTTTTATGGGCGGATTTTTTTTCGTTGAtcgtatttttatatttaatttctctTTTTATGGGCGGCGTATTAAATCATTTCATTAAtatacttgatttttttttatatcttaaaagaCGATGTTGTTTACTTTTAAAGTACTTCTCCATACAAATTTCTAACGAATCATAAAATTTacaaaagttaaaaataaaaaatgtttgGGGGAGCAATGTCTATGTGTGTGTGTCAACCAATACTTAATAGGATTATGAGTTAACTTTTTATACTTTTGAgttatttaatgatttttaagtGTACTAGCGAAATAATACCTGCAGCGCACGAAAAAACTATGAtgtcaaaaatgaattttaaatatatatgatcAGATATCCCCTCCCCGTAATTTGTAAGAAGTATCGTATAAGTATTACTAGTTTAATGGAGTATAATAAATGTGATTGCAATCTGGTGAAAAATATCAAAACCCATGATTCACAGTTTTGGCTCCATCAATGTTTACAATAACATGTATAAGATGGTCCAGgtatatatttttgtatcaATTTTAGGTTCACATAAGATACTTTATACTTATTGAACACGTTTGAAGATACACACGATACAATATACTATAATAGTTCAAACATCAAGTGAAAATTAGATATCAACCAAAACATCCTATAAATAGCCACCAAAATTTAGTGCACCTTCATATGTCAGAATCCTATGAGAGCTACCAAAATTACATCTTTATGTCTTTTTCCAAACAAGCATTGCTTCTTAAAATGGGGAGTAGTTATCATTGCTCAAGCTCTGTTTCACATCGTTTCCCTCGTGATCGAATGTACAACAGATGTGTTCTCGCAATAGCCTTAGATTTCGGCGTTTGATTCAAAAAAATTCCGAGAGCCAATAAATATTGAGTTTAGCACAGCACAGA includes these proteins:
- the LOC131020114 gene encoding G2/mitotic-specific cyclin-2-like, which translates into the protein MVISNQNNIVVPIRPTNVRGGGHNRRALSVINHELGEANPPCYVAKKRGFTKAEGVCNNGAAHRPMTRNSAAEMAVQQQPTVEEAKKLKTSAHELAVFEDIALTDVDDHEPVPMSLEHSEIEMRDKNQMEEVEMEDIFEETSTDIDGCDANNPLAVVDYVEDLYAYYKKMEGASHVSPEYMSQQVDINERMRAILIDWLIEVHHKFDLRKETLFLTVNLIDRFLAKQSVVRKELQLIGLVAMLLACKYEEVAVPVVEDLVFISDKAYNKKQVLEMEKLMLNTLQFNMSVPTTYVFMLRFLKAAQSDSELELLSFFLIELCLVEYEMLKYPPSLLAAAAIYTAQCTLHGVAQWSKTCEGHTSYSQDQLLGCSRMIVGFHQKAATGKLTGVHRKYNTSKFGYAARCKPAEFLVQ